The genomic stretch GACGTGCTGAAAGATAAAAGCGCCACCGCTATTTATGGGGAAAAAGCCAAAAACGGGGTGGTGCTGGTCACTACTAAAAAAGCAGCCGGGACAGCCGATATACATATCCAGACCAAACCAACACCCCAGGCCGGGCCTGTACAGCTTTCTGACGACCTGTGCCGGTTTGGAGGCCTGTTGATCATTAATGATAAGAAATTTGACTGCTCCAAGGGAAAAAGCCCTGATATCAGGCCCGAGCAGATTGAATCCATCAATATCTATAAGGACAGCGTGGCTGTAGCCAAATATGGTCCGGAAGGCGCCAAAGGCGTGATCAGCATCAAATTGAAGTAATAAACCGGTAAAAACCGGAAAAAGGGCAGGCCGGGGTCTGCCCTTTTTTCTGCCCCAAAGGGCCCGGAAGGGAGTTTGCAGGGAATGCTTTTTACTGTAGCTTTGCCACCCCCACGGTCCGGTCAGTCTGTTTACAGGGATCTCCGGCGGTGGGCAACCTGAAACAATCATTCAAAACCTGTAAGAATTTTATGGCAACTACAGCAGATATCAGTCGTGGCCTGATCATCAAATTGGACGGTAGTCTGTATACCGTAGTGGAGTTCGGAGAGAACAAAACGGCCCGCGCAGCGGCCAAGGTATGGGCTAAACTGAAAGGTCTTGACAACTCCCGCAGTATTGAAAAGACCTGGAACTCCGGCGATAATATCTTCCCCGTACGCGTGGAAAGGAAGAATTATCAATACCTCTACAAGGACGATTCCGGCTATAATTTCATGGACAGTGAAACCTTCGAGCAGATTGCTGTGGAGGAAAAGCTGGTGGATGCTCCCCAGTTCCTGAAAGAAGCCCAGGAAGTTTCCGTACTGATCAACACCGAGACCGAAATGCCCATGAGCGTGGAGCTGCCGGACAAGATTGTACTGAAAGTGACCTATTCTGAGCCGGGCGTTAAAGGCGATACCGCCACCCGCACCCTGAAACCTGCTACCGTGGAAACAGGCGCCACCGTCAACGTGCCCCTGTTTGTCAATGAAGGGGAACTGATCCGTGTCAATACCAAGACCGGCGAATATGTTGAACGGGTTAAAGAATAAGATTACCCTGCTGGACGGCCCTGGCAAGCCCATGGCTGAACACTGAAAGTCAATATATATATGGATAACAGTGGTCCTGTTATCCATTTTTTTATACTACTCCGGCGGTTTGCCTTTTATGACGATTTTAGGATAATTTACTACGTAATCCTTATCTTAGCCGCCTGTTTTTCTGATATAACCGTCAAAAATTTATTTACAGATGGATTTTAAACAAATTCAGGAGTTGATCAAAATGATCAACAAATCCAACATCGGCGAAGTGACCATTGAGGAGAAAGGATTTAAACTAACGATCAAACAAAAAGAAGAACCTGTACAAAATGTGATTGCACCCATACAATCACCCATAGCGATGCCTGCTTATGCACCTGCTGCACAACCCCAGGCTGCTATCCCTGCTACCGAGAAACCTGCTAAAGCTGCTGAAGCGGCTGCTGATAACCTGCTGACCATCAAGAGCCCGATGATCGGGACCTTCTACCGCAGCTCTGCCCCCGGCAAACCTGTTTTTGTGGAACCCGGAGATGAGATTACCCCCGGCAAAGTAGTCTGCATTATTGAGGCCATGAAGCTGTTCAATGAAATTGAGAGCGAGATCAAAGGGCGCATTGTGAAGATCCTGGTGGATGACGCTTCCCCGGTTGAATACGATCAACCTTTATACCTGGTGGAGCCTAACTGATTTGGAAATGGGATATTATAGCCGGTGAAAAGCCTATTGCCTTTTCCGAACCCTGCTGTGTTCCCCTTATTCAAACTTTTATATCACAAATTGAATCCATGTTTAAAAAGATATTAATTGCCAATCGTGGGGAGATAGCTCTCCGGGTGATCCGCACCTGCCGGGAAATGGGGATCAAGACCGTAGCGGTTTACTCCACGGCGGATAAAGACTCCCTGCACGTGAAATTTGCTGATGAAGCGGTTTGTATCGGGAGGCCCGCCAGTAGCGATTCTTACCTGAATATTGCGCATATCATGGCTGCAGCCGAGATCACCAATGCCGACGGTATCCACCCCGGTTATGGCTTCCTGGCTGAGAATGCCCGCTTTGCAGAGATCTGCGGCGAACACAATATCAAATTCATAGGACCCACCCCGGACCAGATCCGCTCCATGGGGGATAAGATCACTGCCAAGGAAACCATGATCAAAGCCGGCGTACCGGTGATCCCCGGCGGTGAAGGCCTGCTGGAAAGCTATGAAGAAGCCCAGGTCCTGGCCCTCGAAGTAGGATACCCCATCATCCTCAAAGCTACCGCCGGTGGTGGTGGTAAAGGGATGCGCGTAGTATGGGAAGAATCCGAACTGGAGCGCGCCTACACCACGGCCCGTGCCGAGGCAGGCGCCGCTTTCAAGAACGATGGTATCTATATGGAGAAGTTCGTGGAAGAACCACGCCATATTGAAATACAGGTGGCCGGCGATCGCTACGGCAAGGTCTGCCACCTCAGCGAAAGGGACTGCTCCATCCAGCGCCGTCACCAGAAGCTGGTGGAAGAATCCCCCTCCCCCTTCATGACCCCCGAACTGCGCCAGCGCATGGGCGAAGCCGCTATCAAAGCCGCTTCCGCTATCGGGTATGAAAGCGTGGGCACCATTGAGTTCCTGGTAGATAAGCACCGCAATTTCTACTTCATGGAGATGAATACCCGTATCCAGGTAGAACACTGCGTTACCGAGGAAGTCACCAATTTTGACCTTATTAAGGAACAGATCAAGATAGCCATGGGCGAACCCATCAGCGGCCTCAACTATGAGCCCCAGATGCACGCCATTGAATGCCGGATCAATGCGGAAGATCCCTACAATGATTTCCGTCCCAGCCCCGGCCGTATCACCACCCTGCACCAGCCGGGCGGTCATGGTATCCGCGTGGACTCGCATGTATATGCCGGCTATGTGATCCCTCCCTACTACGATTCCATGATCGCCAAGATCATCGCCGTAGCACGCACCCGTGAGGAGGCCATCAATACCATGAGCCGCGCCCTCAGTGAATACGTGATAGAAGGTATCAAGACCACCATTCCTTTCCACCAGCAACTGATGCGTAACCCGGCCTTCAGGGCGGGCGACTTCAACACCAAGTTCCTGGACAATTTTAAAATGGTGTAAGGACCTATCCCGTTCTTAACAATAACAACTGATCTTATTGGTAATAAAAAAGAGCTGCCCGTTCCCGGTGCAGCTCTTTTATTGTTCGCCTGTTCGTTTGCCTGTCTATGGATAAATGGTCTGTGGGTAAGCGCCTGCCGTATAATTGATGGTGCGTCTTTATTTAGTGCTGTCTTTGTCTTTTTCCATGATATCCGCTTTCTTTATGCCCTGCACTTTCTTGCGCAGCTCCTGCTGGTATTTCCGGTATTTCACCTGCTGATCAGCGGACAGCATGCCGTTGATCTTTTTTTGCCGCTCCTGGTACAGTTCCCGGCTTTTTTCTTTCTTCTGAGGTACGCTGAGGGTGGAATCAGCATTGACAGCCTGGTGCTGTTTCCTGAATTCCTGGTTGAGGGTCTTCCACTGCTGGCTCTGCTCTTTGCTGAGGCCCAACTCTGCTTCCAGCCCCTTTTGTTTGCCGCCGTGTTTTTGCTGTCCGGGCGCTGTTTGCCGGGGGCGGATGGTATCGCGTTTTTCCTGGGCCTGTAATACTCCTGCGCCGGTCAGTACTGCCAACGCCAATACGAGGATCTTTTTCATGTATGCTGCATTTTTTGTTTTACCAATGGCTGCTGTCAGCCATATACGGAGTATAAGACCAGGGGAATACCGGTAGGTTTAACCGGGCAGCAAAAGAATGATTGGGTGGCCAGCCGCTTCTATGGTATGGCAACAGGTTGCCCTGGTTCACTGGCCCGGGAGAGGAGGCCGTTATATAATAATTACAGGCTTTGCGCCAGCTCGTCTACCTTATCTTCTACCCCAAAAAATGACGCGAGGCGGCGGATAACGCCTTCTACCAGCGCATCGGGGCAGGAAGCGCCGCTGGTCACCAGGATATTCAGTGGGCGCTGCTGCGGCAGGTAATCGGCCGAAAGCAGCTCCTGCCTGGTATGGTAGTTATAGTGCAGGATATTGTGCTCACTTACCAGCTTTTCCTCCGAGTTAATAAAATAGGTAGGTAGTTTAGCCTCGCAAAGCTCTACCAGGTGAGTGGTATTGGAAGAATTATAACCACCTACCACGATGGCCAGATCGGCCGGTGTTTCCAGCATATGGACCATGGATGTCTGGTTGTCGTTGGTGGCATAACAAAGGGTATCCCGTGTATCGGCAAATCGTTCGCCAATGGTATTGTCGGCCAGCTGGAAATACTGCCGGATGACTTGCTTCAGGTAATCAGCAATGGCCTGGGTATCGGTGGCCAGCTGCGTGGTCTGGTTCACTACACCGATCCGCTGCAGGTCCCTGGCGGCGTCAAAGCCAGGTGAATAGCGGCCGGCAAAGGCTTCATAAAATCCTTCTGCCGGTTTTTCGCCGGTGATATATTTCGCCAGCTCAATGGTCTCGGCCATATCGTTCACTACTACGGAAGGTGCATTCTGTGCGGCATGCGAAAAAGTGGCCCTGGTTTCCTCATGTTTGGGCTTGCCATGGATCACAATGGTATACCCTTTCTTCGCTATCTGCTCACTGCGGTTCCAGACTTTTTCCACGAAGGGACAGGTAGTATTGTATTTCTCGGTAGGGATACCCAGCTCATTGAGCTTTTGCTCTATGTCCAGCGTAGTGCCAAAAGCGGGGATGATGACCACATCATCCGCTGTCAGCGATTCAAAAGAGATCAGCTGTTTGCCGTAGGTGTCCTGCAGGAACTGTACGCCGCGTTCTACCAGGTCGGCATTGACCTGCGGGTTGTGGATCATTTCGCTGAGCAGGAAAATACGTTTGCCGGGATTTTCTTCTATTGTGCGGAAAGAAATTTCAATGGCGTTCTCTACACCATAGCAGAAACCAAAATGGCGGGACAGGTAGATCTTCAATGGGCCCATGTCCAGGAGGGTAGGCGTAAAATCCTTTTTCATCCTGTCCTCCTGCTTCCGTTTGTTCTTGACGGCGCTGATCAGGGGACTACGGTAAATGATCGGGACATTGAAGGTCTTCATGGGGTCAAAGTTAGTATATTCGCGGCATGCAGCGTCGATTTACACCTGTCCCATGGTTCAGCCATGCCAGCCTCTATGAAGTCAATATCCGCCAGTACACACCGGAAGGAACTTTTAACGCTTTTGCCCGGCACCTGCCCCGCCTGGCGGATATGGGGATACAGATCCTCTGGTTCATGCCCGTCACTCCTATCAGCCAGCAAGGCCGTAAAGGCGAATTAGGCAGCTATTATGCCTGTTCTGATTATGTAGCTACCAATCCTGAATTTGGCAGCCTGGAAGATTTTAAGGCAATGGTCAGCCAGGCCCATGCCCTGGGTATGAAGGTCATCATTGACTGGGTAGCCAACCATACCGGTCTGGACCATGTATGGACCCAAACAAGTCCCGGTTTCTACAAGCAGAATGCCGACGGTAAATTCTATGATACACACGGCTGGGATGATGTGATAGACCTCAACTACTACGATCAGCCCATGCGGCAGGCCATGATTGACGCCATGGCCTTCTGGGTCCGGGAAGCAGGCATTGACGGCTTCCGCTGTGATATGGCCCACCTGGTGCCGCGCGATTTCTGGCAGCAGGCCCGTACTTCCCTTGATCCGCTGAAACACCTGTTCTGGCTGGCGGAAACGGAAGACCTGCACTACCTGGAGGTCTTTGACTGCTGTTATGCCTGGCGCTGGATGCACCTCACGGAAAAATTCATCAAAGGGGATGTGGATACCAGGAGCCTGGTAGAGCTGCTCAACAGCTACGAGAAAGAATTCCCGTATAATACCTGCCCTCTCTTCTTCACCAGCAACCATGATGAGAACAGCTGGAACGGTACCGAATATGAAAAATATGGCGATGCCGCCCATATACTGGCCGTACTATCCTGCACCTGGGACGGGCTGCCCCTGATCTACAGCGGACAGGAACTGCCCAATCATAAGCGACTGAAATTCTTTGACAGGGATCCCATTGAATGGGGCAGCGGGCAACCGGCCCTGCATGATTTTTACAAAGCCCTGCTACAGCTGCGGCTGCGGCATCCGGCCCTGCAGGCTGGCAGGGATGCCAACCCCCAATGGCTCAGCACCAATGCCGGCGGTGCAGCCCTGGCCTGGGTACGCAAGGCCGGCGATCGCCGGGTGATCACCATCCTGAATTGCTCCAAAGACCTGCTCCTGCTGCAACTACCCGGTGTGAGCGGTCTATTCACCAATATCTTTGACGGTACGGTGCATTCCCTGGATCCGGAAACCGCATTGCCGCTTGACGGCTGGCAGGCCCTGGTGCTGGCGGATTAAGCGCATTCAAACATACTTCCATAAAAAAATCCCCGGCGTTCTGCCGGGGATTTTTTTATGCATTGCGCTGCAGATTATTTCGCATTCATATTGATCACGATGGGGTATACTCCTTCATAGCCAGGATAGATACCTTCCAGTTTCACGGAGCCCGTAGCCTTTTCGAGGATAGCGGACAACTCGCTCACGGATTTCACTTCCTTGCCATCGGCTTTCAGGATCACATAACCTTCCTGTACCCTAACCTTGCTGAAGATACCGGTAGCGCCAATGGATTTGATCACTACACCGCCGTTAATGCCCAGTTCTTTTGCATCTTCCTTGCTTAAAGTAGCCAGGTCGGCGCCGAGCTTATCAAGGTTGGACACTTTAACGAGGTCGGTATTGCCTGCATCATTGCGGAGGGTAACGGTGGTAGTACTTTCTTTACCGTCGCGGCGATAGGTAACGGTCACTTTATCGCCAGGGCGGTAAGTGGCTATCTGGCCTACCATTTCAGCACCGGACAGTACAGGGAAACCATTGATCTTGGTGATGAAGTCGCCGGTCTTGATACCAGCTGCGGAAGCTGCGCCATCTTTGACGGCTTCCAGCACATAGATGCCATCGCCTTCTTTCACACCCCTGCGTGTTCTTTCTTCATCGCTCAGGGATTCAGGGGCATACTGGATGCCCAGGTAAGCGCGCTGAACGGTGCCATGCTTCATGAGGTCGGCCACAATCTTCTTCACAATATTCACCGGGATGGTGAAAGAGTAACCGGCATAAGCGCCCGTGGGGGAAGCAATGGCAGAATTGATCCCGATCAGTTTGCCATCTGTATTCACCAGGGGACCACCGCTGTTACCGGGGTTCACGGCAGCATCTGTCTGGATGAAAGATTCTACGGGAGTATTGCTCTGGCGGCGGTTGATATCCAGGGTCCGGCCTTTGGCGCTCACGATACCGGCAGTCACGGTTGTTTCCAGTGAAAGCGGGTAACCGATAGCCAGCACCCATTGGCCAACGCGCACATCATCAGAGTTGGCATAGAGCAGGAAGGGCAGGCCCTTGGCTTCTATCTTGATCACGGCCAGGTCGCTGCTGGGGTCAGCGGCTACCAGTTTGGCCTTGAAAGATTTTTTGTTGTTGAGGGTCACATTGATCTCATCGGCGCCATCCACAACGTGGTTATTGGTGACAATGTATCCGTCCTCACTGATGATGGCGCCGGAGCCGGAAGCCTGCTGGGGTACAGAACGCATACGGGGTCCGAAGAAATCATCGAGGTCCATATCAAACATGTCGCTGAACGGGCTCCTGCTGCGGGGCAGGTTGTTAGTGGCCGTACGGGTCACTTTTGTTTTGATGTGAACAGTAGCGGGAATAGCGGCATTTGCAGCTGCGCCAAAATCCACGGGGGCGGCGTCTCCGCCCTGACCGTTGAAGCCGGCGTAGTTGGCAGGCACCTTACCGGTATCATTATTATCGTTCTGATACACGTAAGTCCCGCTCCTGGAGAAGTGATTATAGCCCCACAACGTAGCAACAGTGGTACCGGCACTGAGCATTACAACGGCTACGACTTGTTTGAAATTCATATTTTCTGGGATTTAGAATTGTTGTTAAAAATAACAATAGCGTTTCAAATTACATGCCTAAGCACAAACAAATTAACGCAGGAAAACCCATTCAGTTAACGCCGCCGGCTTGTTTAACAATTAATTTACTAAAGTCTTCGTACTTGCTGCGCGTAAGACTAAGACACTGAAGGACTTCCTGTCATAAATCCAGTAAAAATTGCAGGGTATCCACGCCATCTGCATAATCTGTCAGGGAAGGGAGCTGGGCCTGCCCGAAAGCGAGCAGTCCGGCGCCGGCCAGGCATTGCAGGTCCTTACTTTCCTGCAGGCTGTTGATCACTGCGGCGGGATCCGAATAGGTTTCATAATTGACCTGGCTGATAGGGGAGAACAAGGATTGCTCTTCTACCAGCAGCACGGAACTATTGGTCATATAGTACTGCTTGTTAAGGATCAGGAGGGCCAGCTGGTAATCGTAGTTATTGCGGTATTTGTGTTCATCCGCCAGGTAGTTGTATTTATTAAAAGCATCCAGCAGGGGCACAAAATCATACGCCTGCGGCACATAGAGCTTGGTGATATTGCGGCAGCCCAGGCCAAAATATTCATGAACATCATCTGCCAGCCTGTCCAGTTCTTCGGCAGATTCCTTTCCCGTAAGCAGGGCTGCTGAGGTCCGGTTGCGGCGGATAATATGCGGGTATTTGGCAAAATAATAGTCAAAATAGCGGGCAGAGTTATTGCTGCCGGTAGCTATATAGGCATCACAGCCTTTGAGCAGGGTGGAGAACTGGATCAGCGATTGGGTTTCCGGCGCCCATTCCCAGCATTTATGGACCAGGTGTTTTATCAGGGTCTCATCTTTGGAAGAGGCTTTGATGGTCTGGCGGTGGCCGCTGATGAACACGCAGAGCAGGTCATGAAAACCTACCAGGGGAATATTCCCCGCCATTACCAGCCCGATATTTTTGGGCGAAGGCTGGGTAGCCGGTACCCGGTAGCGGGCAACCCAGGCAGTCAGCAGCTCTTTTTGCAGGAAGGCTTCGGCTATCCGGGTAGTGGCCAGCTCAATAAAGGCGGGCGTGAACCAGGCGTTCTCCCGGTGGGCTCTCTGCTTCACTGACAGCCACTCCTCATTGTCTGATAACAGGTACTGGCCCAGCCTTTCCAGTAAATCAAGCCGTTGTTCTAAAGTCATTAGATTGTATATTTGTGGGTGCAAAAATAACTGTATCACCCCATTTAAAACTATAGCAGCATATGTCGATAAAAATAACAGATGAATGTATCAACTGCGGAGCCTGCGAACCGGAATGTCCCAATAATGCTATCTATGAAGGGGGAGTGGAATGGGCAATTACAGATGGCACTTCTGTTAAAGGACCGTTCACCCTGCTGGACGGCTCGGTAACGGATGCGGACGAACGGCATGCCCCTATCAGCGTGGATACTTACTTTATAGTTCCCAATAAATGCACTGAATGCCAGGGTTTTCACGAAGAACCCCAATGTGCGGCTGTTTGCCCGGTAGACTGCTGCGTACCCGATGAGCTGTACGAGGAAACCGTGGAAGAACTGATGCTGAAGAAGGAAAAACTGCATGTCTGACCATTAAAATGTGCAGAACTTCCTGCCTGAAAACTTGACTTCGGCGGCCTGATTTCGTAACTTAGAAGTACACAATAGTGAATGTAGCCTTAGCTGCTACTTACTTCAGGCGGGTGATATTTCCCGCTGTTAAAGGTGAAGGAATAACGACCTTCACCTTTTTTCATAAACTATTCCGCCAGCCCACCTTTTTTCGTTTATTTGCTGAAAATTAAAAAAGCGAATGAAGCCTGTTATCGCATTTGTTACAGGAGGTTATTCTTCTGAAGCCGTGATCTCCTATAAAAGTGCCATTACCATCCAGCAGCATATTGACCGGGACAGGTATGAAGCCTATACCATTGATATTACGCCCCGGGGCTGGTTCTATACAGATGACCAGGGCATGAAGACCGAGGTCAACCGGGCTGATTTCACCCTGCCGCTGGGCGGCAGGATCATTCATTTTGACGCCGTACTTATCGGCATTCATGGTACGCCGGGGGAAGACGGTAAACTGCAGGGGTATTTTGACCTGCTGAATATTCCCTACACTTCCTGCGATGCCGCCAGCTCCGCCATCACATTTAACAAAAGATATACAGTGGCCGTGGCCGCCTTTGCCGGCATCCATGTGGCCCGCTCCGTTCATATCTTCCGCCACAGCCCGCTGGCCCCGGAAGCCATTCTGCAACAGCTGAACCTGCCCGTTTTTGTAAAACCCAATAACGGCGGCTCCAGTATCGGCATGAGCAAAGTACAGCAGCCGGAAGATCTGGCAGGCGCTTTGCAAAAGGCTTTCCAGGAGGACGACCAGGTGCTGGTGGAGGAATTCATTTCCGGCCGGGAATTTACTGTAGGCGTTCTGCGCCGGGGCGATGAGATCATTGTATTGCCTATTACAGAAGTACGGACCCACCGGGATTTCTTTGATTTCCAGGCCAAGTATGAAGGCGACAACGAAGAGATCACGCCAGCGGAAATAGCCGAGGCAAAGGCCAATAATATCCGGGCGGCCGCCCGCCGGATCTATGCCAGCCTGAACTGCCGGGGCGTAGTGCGTATTGATTTTATTTACAATGAAGCCCAGGATGCTCCCTATATGCTGGAGATCAATACCGTGCCCGGCCAGAGTGAGGCCAGCATTGTTCCCCAGCAGGTGAAGAAGATGGGCTGGAGCCTGAAAGAGCTTTATAGCGTGCTGATCGAAGAGGCGCTGCAACGTAAAACAGCAGCTCCTGCCAAAGACCAGGGCTCAGGCTATTTTTAGAGACAGTTTTGATGGACGCCTTTGCTTTGTCCTGCGTGCCAATCAGCGCCAATGGCCGTAAGCCAACCGGAATAAACATATTCACTAAAATACAGACGCGTGTTTAAATTCATTACGGGAAAACCACTGTGGGCCAATATACTCTTTGCATTGGGGATCATAGTGGTGATACTGTTCATTTTCCTGCAATCGCTCAACCTCCTGACCAAACATGGCCATACGCTTACTATCCCGGCAGTGACCGGCAAATCGTATGATGAGGCCAAAAAGATACTGGAGGAAAACGGGTTTGATGTAGAGATCCAGGATTCAACCTATAACGATACAGCCGCCGCCTTATCCGTGCTGCGGCAGTTTCCGGATGCAGACGAGGTGGTGAAGGTGAACCGTACCGTCTATCTCACCATCAACCGCGCTGTTCCGCCTACCATTGAAATGCCTAACCTGGAAGGGCTCAGCTTCCGCAGTGCGGAGATCGCCCTGCAGCAATATGGGCTGAACCTGGGAGATACAACCTATAAGCCGGACTTTGCCAAGAACTCAGTACTGGAGCAGCACCTGAACGGGCAGCGCATCAAGGCAGGCACCAAACTGCCGATGGGCAGCGCCATCTCGCTGGTGCTGGGCAGTGGCCTGGGCAGTGATGAATTCACGGTGCCGGACCTCACCGGTATGACCTACAACGAAGCCCGTATCCTGATGGAATCCATTGGCCTGAGCTTCGGCGTTGTTTTGCCTGATGGCGATGTACGGGATACTTTAAATGCATATATTTACCGGCAGGACCCCGAGCGCTTTACGCCGGACCAGCAGTTAAACCGCATCCGTCAGGGCCAGTCAGTGGATATATTCCTGGGCATTAAAAAGCCGGTACGCCCGGTGGATTCCCTGCCCGCATCTTCCACGCAGCCTGCTGATTACTGATAACAGCCATTATTCAATCTATTCATAATACCCATCATCGTATGCAAAATATTACACCGGAAGAACTGAAAGCCCGCCTCGACAAAGGTGAAACTGTTAACCTGGTGGATGTGCGTGAGCCCCATGAACATGATGAGTTCAATATTGGCGGCCAGCTGTTGCCCCTGGGTGAGATCAGGAATTTCCAGGTTGATGAGCTGGAACCGCTGAAAGAGCAGGAAGTGATTGTTTACTGCCGCAGTGGTAACCGCAGTGGCCAGGCAGCCATGCTGCTGGAAACAATGGGCTTCCAGGATGTCAAGAACCTCACAGGTGGCATGCTGCTCTGGCAGGAGAAGTTTGGCGGCAATTAATCCCTTTTATTTATTGTTTTACCGGATACTGACAACCGGCGGCGTTACCAGGTCGTTGAGCAGCTGGTTGACTGTATTGGTATTGACCTTCCCGTCGTGTATATAATACCGGTAGCCGGAGCGATAGAGCTCACCCGGGTTGATGCTGAAGGCGCCATCCACTACGGGTGAATACACAAAGTAGGGCATAGTAGGATGTACCCGGATGGCCTGAGGATACCTGAAATTATCAGGAAAGCCCAGCACCGTGGCGCCTACGAGAGCTTTGTTGACCGTTCCGGAAGCATCTACCCAGCGCACATGGGTATGGTTGGCGGCTGAATCTTTCTTCCCCTCGCTGGTCAGCAGCTGCCAGCGCTGTTTGAAATTCTCCTTATCATCCGGGTTCCATTCGCGGCTGCCCCGGAAGCCGAGTCCTCCATAATGATATTTGTTCAGGTACAGGGTGTCTGTGCTGGTATTGCGTTGTTCTGAGACCAGGTCGAACAGGAAGTAATGCTCAAACGGGTAAACGTTGATGGTCCAGATTTCCTGCAGCACTTCGCCGTGGGCCTTGCTTTTGTGGCGCAGCTTTACCTGCAGCTGGCCCATGACCGGTCCGCCTGTTGCTTTGATCACTTCCATATGTTCTACGGTGCCCAGGTCCTTG from Candidatus Pseudobacter hemicellulosilyticus encodes the following:
- a CDS encoding D-alanine--D-alanine ligase, with product MKPVIAFVTGGYSSEAVISYKSAITIQQHIDRDRYEAYTIDITPRGWFYTDDQGMKTEVNRADFTLPLGGRIIHFDAVLIGIHGTPGEDGKLQGYFDLLNIPYTSCDAASSAITFNKRYTVAVAAFAGIHVARSVHIFRHSPLAPEAILQQLNLPVFVKPNNGGSSIGMSKVQQPEDLAGALQKAFQEDDQVLVEEFISGREFTVGVLRRGDEIIVLPITEVRTHRDFFDFQAKYEGDNEEITPAEIAEAKANNIRAAARRIYASLNCRGVVRIDFIYNEAQDAPYMLEINTVPGQSEASIVPQQVKKMGWSLKELYSVLIEEALQRKTAAPAKDQGSGYF
- a CDS encoding PASTA domain-containing protein, with the protein product MFKFITGKPLWANILFALGIIVVILFIFLQSLNLLTKHGHTLTIPAVTGKSYDEAKKILEENGFDVEIQDSTYNDTAAALSVLRQFPDADEVVKVNRTVYLTINRAVPPTIEMPNLEGLSFRSAEIALQQYGLNLGDTTYKPDFAKNSVLEQHLNGQRIKAGTKLPMGSAISLVLGSGLGSDEFTVPDLTGMTYNEARILMESIGLSFGVVLPDGDVRDTLNAYIYRQDPERFTPDQQLNRIRQGQSVDIFLGIKKPVRPVDSLPASSTQPADY
- a CDS encoding rhodanese-like domain-containing protein, yielding MQNITPEELKARLDKGETVNLVDVREPHEHDEFNIGGQLLPLGEIRNFQVDELEPLKEQEVIVYCRSGNRSGQAAMLLETMGFQDVKNLTGGMLLWQEKFGGN
- a CDS encoding PmoA family protein, with translation MRTIPLLLIALLLVTVSHAQTLTVEVNAGQHPRFQTPIFFTLPKALPANSAWQLVNPVTRRSTPVQLLDNRQAVFMLPDSLTANASISYQLQPLKKKTAPAVTIDSKDYGLLLSSHHKPVLFYHTRTSLPPVDSLSLFQRSGFIHPLYSPNGRVLTDDFPEGHMHQHALFTAWTSTTFRNSFIDFWNQAKDLGTVEHMEVIKATGGPVMGQLQVKLRHKSKAHGEVLQEIWTINVYPFEHYFLFDLVSEQRNTSTDTLYLNKYHYGGLGFRGSREWNPDDKENFKQRWQLLTSEGKKDSAANHTHVRWVDASGTVNKALVGATVLGFPDNFRYPQAIRVHPTMPYFVYSPVVDGAFSINPGELYRSGYRYYIHDGKVNTNTVNQLLNDLVTPPVVSIR